TTTCAATATCTTCATACTCTACATTTTTAGATTCTAAAACTTTTAAAATAGAACTCTTTTTTAATTTGTAAACACTCTTACAACTATTACAAATAATTATATACTCTTTTGAATATTTAAAAATTGGAATAAAAAAAATATCAAAAGTTCGAGATAACTCCATTAGAGAAAATGTCTCACTAATACATCCAGTACATTTAAATGAAACAGTACCCAAATTTTTATTTTTATTACCTATTCCTAAAACTCCAATAAAAAACATTTCAACTCCCTTACTATAAGTAAATAAACTGTGAATTACTCCCTAGATGATTATACCATATTCTAGAGTTGTTTAAAAGAGAATTTATAAAATAGTGTTTTCAAGAATAAAAATATATTATATAATATCTAATATAAAGAATATAAGGAGAAGAGATTTGAAGAGAAATATGTCAGAGGCTGAGATAGAGAGGCAGATGGAAAGGGCATTAGACAGAATACCTTTTGAAATGAAGAAAATTAAATTAATTCTTTCAATAGTGAAAA
The genomic region above belongs to Fusobacterium sp. SYSU M8D902 and contains:
- a CDS encoding zinc-ribbon domain-containing protein codes for the protein MFFIGVLGIGNKNKNLGTVSFKCTGCISETFSLMELSRTFDIFFIPIFKYSKEYIIICNSCKSVYKLKKSSILKVLESKNVEYEDIENIILETNTCPHCGTSIARDFSYCPKCGKALK